The Pseudomonas parafulva genome window below encodes:
- a CDS encoding sigma-70 family RNA polymerase sigma factor: MEHYYRELLSFLCARLGSRHVAEDVAHDVWVRLLERSGQPPIERPRPFLYRTALNLVIDRHRRQLVRQVEPLEVLEDDERWHSPAPSQQLHLEQRLAMVRRALDELSGTCRECFLLRKLEGLSHGEIAARLGISQGMVEKHIVNAMKHCRGRIRGWDR, translated from the coding sequence GTGGAACATTACTATCGCGAACTGTTGAGCTTTCTCTGCGCGCGGCTGGGCAGCCGGCATGTGGCCGAGGATGTGGCGCACGATGTCTGGGTTCGGTTACTTGAGCGCAGCGGTCAGCCGCCGATCGAACGGCCTCGCCCGTTCCTCTATCGTACGGCGCTGAATTTGGTCATCGACAGGCATCGGCGGCAGTTGGTGCGGCAGGTCGAGCCGCTGGAAGTGCTGGAGGACGATGAGCGCTGGCACAGTCCGGCGCCTTCGCAGCAACTGCATCTTGAGCAGCGATTGGCGATGGTGCGGCGGGCGCTGGATGAACTGAGCGGGACGTGCCGGGAATGCTTTTTGCTGCGCAAGCTCGAGGGGTTGTCGCATGGGGAGATCGCGGCGCGGCTTGGGATATCGCAGGGGATGGTCGAGAAGCATATCGTTAATGCCATGAAGCATTGTCGGGGGCGGATTCGGGGGTGGGATCGGTGA
- a CDS encoding MFS transporter: protein MTPIAPPRAPRFSRRDHKTLGLAALGGALEIYDFIIFVFFALTLSQLFFPPQMPEWLRLLQSFGIFVTGYLARPLGGILMAHFADHLGRKRVFSLSILMMALPCLLIGVIPTYADIGYAAPLLLLALRILQGAAVGGEVPSAWAFVAEHAPPGRRGYALGFLQAGLTFGYLLGALVATLLARLYSPQEILEFAWRYPFVLGGVFGVLGVWLRRWLSETPVFLALRERRTPPVAFPLRSVLTEHRRSLIPAALLTCVLTSAVVVLVVITPTVMQQRFGIDAGRTFALSSVGIVFLNIGCVLAGLLVDRIGAWRALMLYSLVLPLGIGLLYASLMGQWGWSWLAYALAGLSCGVVGVVPSVMVGLFPAQIRVSGISFTYNLAYALWASTTPLALIALMPWSPWVCVGFCLIMGVVGAVTGAVYGQRAPLCVEERAVGY, encoded by the coding sequence ATGACCCCCATCGCCCCCCCTAGAGCCCCCCGTTTCAGCCGCAGGGACCACAAGACCCTGGGCCTGGCAGCCCTCGGCGGAGCGCTGGAAATCTACGATTTCATCATTTTCGTTTTCTTCGCCCTGACCCTGAGCCAACTGTTCTTCCCGCCGCAGATGCCCGAGTGGCTAAGGCTACTGCAGAGCTTCGGGATCTTCGTCACCGGTTATCTGGCGCGCCCGTTGGGCGGTATTCTCATGGCCCATTTCGCCGACCACCTGGGCCGCAAGCGCGTTTTCAGCCTGAGCATTCTGATGATGGCGCTGCCGTGCCTGCTGATCGGCGTGATTCCCACCTACGCCGACATCGGCTACGCCGCGCCGCTGCTGCTGCTGGCCCTGCGCATCCTGCAGGGCGCCGCCGTCGGTGGCGAGGTGCCCAGCGCCTGGGCTTTCGTCGCCGAGCATGCGCCACCGGGTCGACGTGGCTATGCATTGGGCTTTCTCCAGGCAGGCCTGACCTTCGGCTACCTGCTCGGGGCGTTGGTCGCCACGCTCTTGGCCCGACTCTATAGCCCGCAGGAAATCCTCGAATTCGCCTGGCGCTATCCCTTCGTGCTTGGCGGCGTGTTCGGCGTGCTCGGCGTATGGTTGCGCCGCTGGTTGAGCGAGACGCCAGTCTTCCTGGCCCTGCGCGAACGCCGGACGCCGCCCGTGGCGTTCCCGCTGCGCAGCGTGTTGACCGAGCACCGACGTTCGCTGATCCCGGCGGCGCTGCTGACCTGCGTGCTGACCTCGGCGGTGGTGGTGCTGGTGGTGATTACCCCCACCGTGATGCAGCAGCGCTTTGGCATCGATGCTGGGCGAACTTTCGCCTTGAGCAGCGTCGGGATCGTCTTTCTCAATATCGGCTGCGTGCTGGCCGGACTGCTGGTCGACCGCATCGGTGCTTGGCGCGCGCTGATGCTCTACAGCCTGGTCCTGCCGCTGGGCATTGGCCTCTTGTATGCGAGCCTTATGGGGCAGTGGGGCTGGAGTTGGCTGGCCTACGCGCTGGCGGGTCTGAGCTGCGGCGTGGTGGGCGTGGTGCCGTCGGTGATGGTCGGACTGTTCCCGGCGCAGATCCGCGTGTCCGGGATCTCCTTCACCTACAACCTGGCCTATGCGCTGTGGGCCAGTACCACGCCCTTGGCGTTGATCGCCCTGATGCCGTGGAGCCCCTGGGTGTGCGTAGGCTTCTGCCTGATCATGGGCGTTGTGGGCGCCGTGACCGGTGCCGTCTACGGTCAGCGCGCACCTCTGTGTGTCGAAGAGCGCGCTGTGGGCTACTGA
- a CDS encoding methyl-accepting chemotaxis protein, with protein sequence MKIKNKLVIAFVLVAFIPVALVGAISVLNIRTEAVDQFIDGSTREIRQIDGNMRQFFDGTLQNVEQMATDPFYTSVSTLKDYTAADAASRPLPASAQQVIDAFSRYGTTHPAAAILSIGLEDGTYAKWPDDPKLASYDPRTRPWYKAAMAAPGKTVRTAAYYYDKDDVALVGTARTLNDAAGKPKGVFVVSVSLKNLTELIKSIKLGDSGYVMLIENGTVLVDPRDASHGFKQLKDLGAPYAQLAATEQGSTEVVIDGVRYMANVWTSPVLGWRFVGLIEYSEVMGAATSMTYLTIVIVLVLALVFALIAAAFSRVIVKPIGQVSTGLQQIAQGEGDLRRDLVVQGKDETAELAGWFNKFLAAIRQLIQHIGAASGNLHEASRANSELAGSMNEAAGRQREAVELVSTAFNEMVATANEVARSCSSAAGAAENGHRRVAEGKQQIEQTTDNVNRLGTRLSESSQAMVELEEGSRNINQILGTIRAIAEQTNLLALNAAIEAARAGDQGRGFAVVADEVRALAKRTADSTGEIDQLLNALGNKTQEVSQKMDSCLDLSRASVSSIESARDSFEGIQLSVNEIRDQNLQISAAAEEQHSVAEEINRHIQQIYDEARLVEGLASSAQSDSGRLSQLSEELNGLVGRFKS encoded by the coding sequence ATGAAGATAAAAAATAAGCTGGTGATTGCGTTCGTTCTGGTGGCATTTATCCCGGTGGCCTTGGTCGGCGCCATCTCCGTGCTGAACATTCGCACCGAGGCCGTCGATCAGTTCATCGATGGCAGCACCCGTGAGATTCGTCAGATCGACGGCAACATGCGCCAGTTCTTCGACGGGACCCTGCAGAACGTAGAGCAGATGGCGACCGACCCCTTCTACACCTCGGTCAGCACCCTGAAGGACTACACCGCGGCCGACGCCGCCAGCCGCCCACTCCCCGCCTCCGCTCAACAGGTCATCGACGCCTTCTCCCGCTACGGCACCACCCATCCGGCCGCCGCGATCCTCTCCATCGGCCTGGAAGACGGCACCTACGCCAAATGGCCAGACGACCCCAAGCTCGCCAGCTATGACCCCCGTACCCGCCCCTGGTACAAGGCCGCCATGGCTGCACCGGGCAAGACCGTGCGCACGGCGGCGTACTACTACGACAAGGATGACGTCGCCCTGGTCGGCACGGCCCGCACCCTCAACGACGCTGCCGGCAAGCCCAAGGGCGTGTTCGTGGTCAGCGTGTCACTGAAGAATCTCACCGAGCTGATCAAGAGCATCAAGCTGGGCGACAGCGGCTACGTGATGCTGATCGAGAATGGTACGGTGCTGGTCGATCCGCGCGATGCCAGCCACGGTTTCAAGCAGCTCAAGGATCTCGGTGCGCCTTATGCGCAACTGGCGGCCACCGAACAGGGTTCGACCGAGGTGGTGATCGACGGCGTGCGCTACATGGCCAACGTCTGGACCTCGCCGGTGCTCGGCTGGCGCTTCGTCGGCCTGATCGAATACAGCGAAGTGATGGGCGCCGCCACCTCCATGACCTACCTCACGATCGTCATCGTGCTGGTATTGGCGCTGGTCTTCGCATTGATCGCCGCTGCGTTCTCGCGAGTCATCGTCAAACCCATCGGCCAAGTGAGTACGGGCCTGCAGCAAATCGCCCAGGGTGAGGGCGACCTGCGCCGCGACCTGGTGGTCCAGGGCAAGGACGAAACCGCCGAGTTGGCCGGCTGGTTCAACAAGTTCCTCGCCGCGATCCGCCAGTTGATCCAGCACATCGGCGCCGCGTCCGGTAACTTGCATGAAGCCTCTCGCGCCAACAGCGAGCTGGCCGGCAGCATGAATGAAGCCGCCGGTCGCCAGCGCGAAGCCGTGGAACTGGTCTCCACCGCCTTCAACGAGATGGTCGCCACCGCCAACGAAGTGGCCCGCTCGTGCAGCAGTGCGGCGGGCGCTGCGGAGAACGGACATCGTCGGGTGGCCGAGGGCAAGCAGCAGATCGAACAGACCACCGACAACGTCAACCGCCTGGGCACGCGCCTGAGCGAATCGTCGCAGGCGATGGTCGAACTCGAAGAAGGCAGCCGCAACATCAACCAGATTCTCGGCACCATCCGCGCCATCGCCGAACAGACCAACCTGCTGGCGTTGAACGCAGCGATCGAGGCCGCCCGCGCTGGCGATCAGGGCCGTGGCTTCGCGGTGGTCGCCGACGAAGTGCGGGCACTGGCCAAACGCACCGCCGACTCCACGGGTGAAATCGATCAGTTGCTCAACGCGCTGGGCAACAAGACTCAAGAAGTGTCGCAGAAGATGGACAGTTGCCTGGACCTGTCGCGCGCCAGCGTGTCATCGATCGAAAGCGCGCGCGACAGCTTCGAGGGCATCCAATTGTCGGTAAACGAGATCCGCGACCAGAACCTGCAGATTTCCGCCGCAGCCGAGGAGCAGCACAGCGTGGCCGAGGAGATCAACCGGCATATCCAGCAGATCTACGACGAGGCGCGCCTGGTCGAGGGTCTGGCCAGCTCGGCACAATCGGACTCCGGGCGGTTGTCGCAGTTGTCGGAAGAGCTCAACGGCCTGGTCGGACGCTTCAAGTCCTGA
- a CDS encoding PA1571 family protein: MSLQHSSDTVKNAQHTQHQVCGSIIDAQGREIPITEQMIQKACKELEESRVEKIRQA; the protein is encoded by the coding sequence ATGAGCTTGCAACATAGCAGCGACACCGTTAAGAACGCCCAGCACACTCAACATCAGGTGTGCGGCTCGATCATCGATGCCCAAGGCCGCGAAATTCCGATCACCGAGCAGATGATCCAGAAGGCCTGCAAGGAGCTGGAGGAAAGCCGAGTGGAGAAGATCCGCCAGGCTTGA
- a CDS encoding YgdI/YgdR family lipoprotein translates to MIQRTLPAFLLALGLAAVAGCASPTVITLNDGREIQAVDKPSYDEDSGFYEFEQLDGKRARINKDQVRTVKEL, encoded by the coding sequence ATGATCCAACGGACCCTCCCCGCCTTCCTGCTTGCCCTGGGCCTGGCTGCCGTCGCCGGTTGCGCATCGCCCACCGTCATCACGCTGAACGATGGCCGCGAGATTCAAGCCGTGGACAAACCTTCCTACGACGAAGACTCCGGCTTCTATGAATTCGAGCAGCTCGACGGCAAGCGTGCACGCATCAACAAAGACCAGGTGCGGACTGTCAAAGAGCTCTGA
- the moaB gene encoding molybdenum cofactor biosynthesis protein B has translation MKAKADTPFVPLNIAVLTVSDTRAFDTDTSGQLFVDRLTAAGHRLAERVLLKDDLYKIRAQVATWIADDLVQVVLITGGTGFTGRDSTPEAVACLLDKQVDGFGELFRQISVADIGTSTVQSRALAGLANGTLVCCLPGSTNAVRTGWDGILAEQLDARHRPCNFVAHLKQAPACESRG, from the coding sequence ATGAAAGCCAAGGCAGATACTCCCTTCGTGCCGCTGAACATCGCTGTGCTGACGGTCAGTGACACCCGTGCGTTCGACACCGACACTTCTGGCCAACTGTTCGTCGACCGGCTCACCGCTGCCGGACACCGGCTGGCTGAGCGCGTGCTGCTCAAGGACGACCTGTACAAGATTCGCGCCCAGGTCGCCACTTGGATTGCCGATGACCTTGTGCAGGTCGTACTGATCACCGGCGGAACCGGCTTCACCGGTCGCGACAGTACCCCGGAAGCCGTCGCGTGCCTGCTGGACAAGCAGGTCGATGGCTTCGGCGAGCTGTTCCGCCAGATATCGGTGGCGGACATCGGCACGTCCACCGTGCAATCCCGTGCGCTGGCAGGTTTGGCCAACGGTACCCTGGTATGCTGCCTGCCCGGTTCGACCAATGCGGTGCGTACGGGTTGGGACGGCATTCTCGCCGAGCAACTCGACGCCCGTCATCGTCCGTGCAATTTCGTCGCTCACTTGAAGCAGGCACCGGCCTGTGAAAGTCGTGGCTGA
- a CDS encoding molybdopterin molybdotransferase MoeA, whose amino-acid sequence MKVVAEVAASRPLMPVEQALERLLALAEAAPIEGVEEVALGEAEGRVLAQALVATLDLPPWPNSAMDGYAVRLEDLHDQPLAVSQRIFAGHAPAALQAGTCARIFTGAPLPEGADCVEMQENTEVLADGRVRFLHPLVAQQNVRPQGQETRAGEQIMAAGTRLGPIELGLAATLGHATVQVRRRPRVAVLSTGDELVEPGLPLGPGQIYNSNRRLLVSWLQRMGCQVIDAGILADDLTLTRQCLEHLGEVDLILSTGGVSVGEADYLGMALREAGELALWKLAIKPGKPLTCGQWRGVPVIGLPGNPASTLVTFALLARPYLLRRLGVSEVAPLRFSVPAGFDWPKPGSRREYLRARIEDGQVCLYPNQSSGVLRSAVWAQGLVEVHEGRTVAMGDSVPFIPFSELLD is encoded by the coding sequence GTGAAAGTCGTGGCTGAGGTGGCTGCGAGCCGGCCCTTGATGCCGGTGGAGCAGGCCTTGGAGCGCCTGCTGGCGCTGGCCGAGGCGGCGCCTATCGAGGGAGTCGAGGAGGTCGCCCTGGGCGAGGCCGAGGGGCGCGTGCTGGCCCAGGCGCTGGTTGCCACCCTCGACTTGCCGCCTTGGCCGAACAGCGCCATGGACGGCTACGCCGTGCGCCTGGAGGACCTGCACGATCAGCCTCTGGCGGTCAGCCAACGCATCTTCGCCGGCCATGCGCCGGCGGCTTTGCAAGCGGGCACCTGTGCGCGGATCTTCACCGGGGCACCGCTGCCCGAAGGCGCCGACTGCGTAGAGATGCAGGAAAACACCGAGGTGCTCGCAGACGGCCGGGTGCGTTTCCTGCACCCGCTTGTCGCTCAGCAGAACGTGCGGCCCCAAGGTCAGGAAACCCGTGCCGGCGAACAGATCATGGCCGCGGGCACCCGTTTGGGGCCGATCGAGCTGGGTCTGGCTGCGACCCTGGGGCATGCCACGGTTCAGGTGCGTCGACGCCCGCGCGTCGCGGTGTTGTCGACCGGCGACGAACTGGTCGAGCCCGGACTGCCCCTGGGGCCCGGACAGATCTACAACAGCAATCGTCGACTGCTGGTCAGTTGGTTACAGCGCATGGGCTGCCAAGTGATCGACGCCGGGATCCTCGCCGACGATCTGACGCTGACCCGCCAATGCCTGGAGCATCTGGGCGAAGTCGATTTGATCCTCTCCACCGGCGGCGTTTCCGTGGGCGAGGCCGACTACTTGGGCATGGCGCTGCGCGAGGCGGGCGAGCTGGCACTCTGGAAGCTGGCGATCAAGCCCGGCAAGCCGCTGACTTGCGGGCAATGGCGCGGTGTGCCGGTGATCGGACTGCCTGGCAACCCGGCCTCGACGTTGGTCACCTTCGCCTTGCTGGCGCGTCCTTACCTGCTGCGTCGGCTTGGCGTCAGCGAGGTCGCACCGCTGCGCTTCTCGGTCCCGGCAGGCTTCGACTGGCCAAAGCCTGGCAGTCGCCGCGAGTATCTACGGGCACGTATCGAGGACGGCCAGGTGTGCCTTTATCCCAACCAGAGCTCTGGCGTGTTGCGCAGTGCAGTCTGGGCACAAGGGCTGGTCGAGGTGCACGAAGGTCGCACCGTGGCCATGGGCGACAGTGTCCCGTTCATCCCTTTCAGCGAATTGCTCGATTAA
- the yegS gene encoding lipid kinase YegS, whose translation MHGHKAMLILHGKQALNEEVREAVGAVRERGQHLDVRLTWEAGDARRLVEEALSAGYTQIVAGGGDGTLRDIAEAIAQSDGQASLVLLPLGTANDFARAAGVPLEPAAALALLNVPARAVDLGRVGEQMFLNMATGGFGSQVTASTSEDLKKVLGGAAYLFTGLSRFSELQVASATLHGPDFHWQGELLALAVGNGRQAGGGHVLCPEALADDGLLDVAILPAPQAMVGALRDLLSGEELFVRARLPWVEIGQAEGLALNLDGEPLKEGSLRFEAVPGALRVHLPSDSPLLSHPG comes from the coding sequence ATGCACGGGCACAAGGCGATGTTGATCCTGCACGGCAAGCAGGCGCTGAACGAAGAGGTACGCGAGGCGGTAGGTGCCGTGCGCGAACGTGGCCAGCATCTGGACGTACGCTTGACCTGGGAAGCCGGTGATGCCCGGCGCCTGGTCGAGGAGGCGTTGAGCGCCGGCTACACGCAAATCGTGGCGGGAGGCGGGGACGGCACCTTGCGCGATATCGCCGAGGCCATTGCCCAATCCGATGGTCAAGCCAGCCTGGTGCTGCTGCCGCTTGGCACCGCCAACGATTTCGCCCGCGCGGCGGGGGTTCCGCTGGAGCCGGCAGCCGCATTGGCATTGCTTAATGTGCCCGCGCGGGCAGTGGACCTTGGGCGTGTCGGCGAGCAGATGTTCCTGAACATGGCCACCGGTGGTTTCGGCAGTCAAGTGACGGCCAGCACCTCGGAGGATCTGAAGAAAGTGCTCGGCGGGGCGGCCTATCTATTCACCGGTTTGTCACGTTTCAGCGAGCTGCAGGTGGCTTCGGCCACCTTGCACGGCCCGGACTTCCATTGGCAGGGCGAGTTGCTGGCGCTGGCGGTCGGCAATGGTCGTCAGGCGGGCGGAGGTCATGTGCTGTGCCCTGAGGCCCTGGCTGACGATGGACTGTTGGATGTCGCCATCCTGCCCGCGCCTCAAGCCATGGTTGGGGCACTGCGCGACTTGCTCAGTGGTGAGGAATTGTTCGTTCGGGCGCGGCTGCCTTGGGTGGAGATCGGCCAGGCTGAAGGACTGGCGCTGAATCTCGACGGCGAACCGTTGAAAGAGGGCAGTCTGCGCTTCGAAGCCGTGCCGGGGGCACTGCGCGTGCACCTGCCCAGCGACTCCCCCTTGCTCAGTCATCCAGGCTGA
- a CDS encoding response regulator: MIRLLLIDDHSLIRAGVRALVTDLVGYEVVGEADDGQHLLERVQSLSPDIVLLDISMRSTNGLDALTQLRDSGCACKVLILSMHTEPDLIMRALESGAHGYLLKDTSASELEHALGALCSGERYLSPAIAHTVINQALLRAQSSRPSSSDRHHLTARQLEILRLIVRGKSTREIANGLGLSIKTVETHRSQIMKRLQIYDVAGLVLFAVREGIISLDD, translated from the coding sequence ATGATTAGGCTGCTGCTGATCGATGATCATTCACTGATTCGAGCCGGCGTGCGTGCGCTGGTCACCGACCTCGTCGGGTATGAAGTGGTGGGCGAAGCCGATGACGGCCAGCATCTTCTGGAGAGGGTACAAAGCTTGAGCCCGGACATCGTCCTGCTGGACATTTCCATGCGCTCGACCAACGGCCTGGATGCCTTGACCCAACTGCGCGACAGCGGCTGCGCGTGCAAAGTACTGATCCTGTCGATGCACACCGAGCCGGACTTGATCATGCGCGCGCTGGAAAGCGGCGCACACGGCTATCTGCTGAAAGACACCAGCGCCAGCGAACTGGAGCACGCCCTAGGTGCCTTGTGCAGCGGCGAACGTTACCTGAGCCCAGCGATCGCCCACACGGTGATCAATCAAGCCCTGCTGCGCGCCCAGAGCAGCAGGCCGTCATCCAGCGACCGGCACCACCTGACAGCCCGGCAATTGGAAATCCTGCGCCTGATCGTGCGCGGGAAATCGACCCGGGAGATTGCCAACGGGTTGGGATTATCGATAAAGACCGTCGAGACCCACCGCTCGCAGATCATGAAACGCCTGCAGATCTACGATGTGGCGGGCCTGGTGCTGTTCGCCGTGCGCGAAGGCATCATCAGCCTGGATGACTGA
- a CDS encoding sensor histidine kinase, translating to MLSRLKIPLHCRPRVTWLPAATALLCAASLIASVVAYASAQRLSTAALILQLIALLAVAWQLCRCRGAIHLQPEELAERMLEVQEGERQRLSRELHDDIGQSLTAAKLQLDWLRRRMPTTLLPHCDILRDTLDTTLDSVRDVSALLNPRQLNSQGLEASLRAHLLRALENSDVHWSLECQQRLGGIGEAVTMAAFRITQEAVTNVLRHARAHNLLIRLKRTPEGLRLSIKDDGIGFEPTHVTGLRGHGGMAGMQERIAALQGRLEVISQPGQGTRIEVLFPWPARREERASTAHCDD from the coding sequence ATGCTTTCACGCTTGAAGATTCCTCTGCATTGCCGCCCGCGCGTCACCTGGCTGCCTGCGGCGACTGCGTTGCTCTGTGCGGCCTCCTTGATCGCCAGCGTGGTCGCCTATGCCAGCGCTCAACGCTTGTCGACGGCGGCGCTCATCCTGCAATTGATCGCCCTGCTCGCCGTCGCGTGGCAACTGTGCCGCTGCAGGGGCGCGATTCATCTGCAGCCCGAGGAACTGGCAGAGCGCATGCTCGAAGTCCAGGAAGGCGAACGCCAGCGCCTGAGCCGCGAACTGCATGACGACATCGGGCAGTCGCTCACCGCCGCGAAGCTCCAGCTCGACTGGCTACGGCGTCGGATGCCGACCACGCTGCTCCCGCACTGCGACATCCTGCGCGACACGCTCGACACCACCTTGGACAGCGTGCGCGATGTGTCCGCGCTGCTCAATCCGCGACAACTGAACAGTCAGGGCCTGGAGGCAAGCTTGCGGGCTCACCTACTGCGAGCGCTGGAAAACAGCGACGTGCATTGGAGCCTGGAATGCCAGCAGCGCCTGGGTGGTATCGGCGAAGCGGTGACCATGGCAGCTTTTCGCATCACCCAGGAGGCAGTCACCAACGTGCTGCGCCACGCCCGTGCACACAACCTGTTGATTCGCCTGAAGCGCACGCCTGAAGGTCTGCGCCTGTCCATCAAGGACGATGGCATCGGCTTCGAACCGACCCACGTCACAGGGCTGCGCGGCCACGGCGGCATGGCCGGCATGCAGGAGCGGATAGCCGCGCTGCAAGGCCGCCTGGAGGTGATCAGCCAGCCCGGTCAAGGTACCCGCATCGAAGTCTTGTTCCCTTGGCCTGCACGCCGCGAAGAACGAGCCAGCACGGCACATTGCGATGATTAG
- a CDS encoding chemotaxis protein CheV — MAGILDTVDQRTQLVGENRLEILMFHLAGRQLFAINVFKVQEVLQLPKLTLMPQRHTFVCGVVNLRGQTLPVIDLSQAIGMRPLQPGPDSTIIVTEYNRSVQAFLVGGVDRIVNMNWESIMPPPTSAGRQHYLTAITKVDDKLVEIIDVEKVLAEIVPYSAKVSRDKLEDPVLARARGREVLLVDDSSVALAQLRDTLSQLGMKLHVASDGLKALRLLKSWADAGEDVCEKLLMIFTDAEMPEMDGYRLTTEIRNDPRLRGLYVVLHTSLSGSFNESMVKKVGCDNFLSKFQPDRLVEVVRERLSLDHAAV, encoded by the coding sequence ATGGCTGGCATTCTCGACACGGTAGATCAACGCACGCAATTGGTGGGCGAGAACCGCCTGGAAATCCTCATGTTTCACCTGGCCGGTCGACAGTTGTTCGCGATCAACGTGTTCAAGGTCCAGGAAGTGCTGCAGTTGCCCAAGCTGACGCTCATGCCGCAGCGCCACACCTTCGTGTGCGGCGTGGTCAACCTGCGCGGGCAGACTTTGCCGGTGATCGACCTGTCCCAGGCGATCGGCATGCGTCCCCTGCAACCGGGGCCTGACAGCACCATCATCGTCACCGAATACAACCGCTCGGTGCAGGCGTTCCTGGTCGGCGGCGTGGACCGCATCGTCAACATGAACTGGGAGTCCATCATGCCGCCGCCCACCAGCGCCGGCCGCCAGCATTACCTGACAGCCATCACCAAGGTCGATGACAAGCTGGTCGAGATCATCGACGTGGAAAAGGTTCTGGCCGAGATCGTGCCGTACAGCGCCAAGGTCTCGCGCGACAAACTCGAAGATCCGGTACTGGCCCGTGCTCGTGGTCGCGAAGTGCTGCTGGTCGACGACTCCAGCGTGGCCTTGGCGCAACTGCGCGACACTCTGTCGCAACTGGGGATGAAGCTGCACGTCGCCAGCGACGGTCTCAAGGCGCTGCGCCTGCTCAAAAGCTGGGCCGATGCTGGGGAGGATGTCTGCGAAAAATTGCTGATGATCTTCACCGATGCGGAGATGCCCGAGATGGATGGTTATCGCCTGACCACCGAGATCCGCAACGATCCTCGGCTGCGTGGGCTGTACGTCGTACTGCACACTTCATTGTCGGGTAGTTTCAACGAATCCATGGTGAAGAAAGTAGGTTGCGACAACTTCCTGTCCAAGTTCCAGCCAGACCGGTTGGTGGAAGTGGTGCGCGAGCGCCTGTCGCTCGATCACGCTGCGGTCTGA
- a CDS encoding MOSC domain-containing protein, with protein sequence MFLSALYRYPVKSGQAQCLAESALDALGLDGDRRWMVVEQDTGRFLTQRAWPQLGRLKACPDEDGALLLEAPGHSPLQVRVPEADENLRGVTLWRDTLRVPDAGEAAAQWLSQLLDKPVRLVHCPRQRARYLPSGYGLDTDRAAFPDGFPFLLIGQSSLDELNRRIGRPLQMLRFRPNLVVEGAEPFAEDGWKRIRIGELTFRVLKPSVRCILTTLDPDTGERSADREPLTTLKTFRERDGDVLFGQNLAVDGRGRLEVGMPVEVLE encoded by the coding sequence ATGTTTCTGAGTGCGTTGTACCGGTATCCGGTGAAATCAGGCCAGGCGCAGTGCCTGGCCGAATCGGCGCTCGACGCTCTTGGCCTGGACGGCGACCGACGCTGGATGGTGGTCGAGCAGGACACGGGTCGGTTTCTGACCCAGCGCGCCTGGCCGCAGCTTGGGCGGCTCAAGGCCTGCCCCGATGAAGACGGCGCTTTGTTGCTGGAGGCGCCGGGGCATTCGCCGTTGCAGGTGCGGGTGCCGGAAGCCGACGAAAATCTGCGAGGGGTCACTCTGTGGCGCGACACCTTGCGCGTGCCCGACGCTGGAGAGGCCGCCGCACAGTGGCTCAGCCAACTGCTGGACAAGCCCGTGCGCCTGGTGCATTGCCCACGCCAGCGGGCACGCTACTTGCCCAGCGGCTATGGGCTGGACACCGATCGAGCTGCCTTTCCCGACGGTTTTCCCTTTTTGCTGATCGGTCAGTCGTCGCTCGATGAGCTCAATCGACGCATCGGTCGTCCCCTGCAGATGTTGCGTTTTCGCCCTAACCTGGTGGTCGAAGGCGCCGAGCCCTTTGCCGAGGATGGTTGGAAGCGTATCCGTATCGGTGAACTGACCTTTCGCGTACTCAAACCGAGCGTGCGCTGCATCCTGACCACCCTTGACCCGGACACGGGCGAGCGCAGCGCCGATCGGGAGCCGTTGACCACGTTGAAGACATTCCGCGAGCGCGACGGCGATGTGCTGTTCGGGCAGAACCTGGCCGTCGATGGCCGCGGACGTCTCGAGGTGGGCATGCCGGTGGAGGTGTTGGAGTAG